GGGATATTACCAATTGTTTTTAGAAGTACTAATATTTCCATGTATAATTTAAATGATGCCTATGAAGATGCTTCTAAAAGTTTAGGAGGCTCTTGGATTTATACTTTTAGAAGAATAACACTTCCAATTATTATGCCTGGTATAGTTTCAGGTGTTCTCATTGGATTTATAAGATGTATTGGAGAATATACTAGTTCAGCATATTTATATACTGTGGCAAATAAACCAATTTCAATTGCTATGGTAAACGGAGTTTTTGAGTATGAGATAGGATTAGCTATGACTTACGGTGTTTTAACAATACTTTTTATATTTATTTTAAGTTTAATTTCCACATGGAAAATAAATAGAATATAGAGTATGCCAAGTGATTTTATATTAAGGTTTTAAATTTAATTCTTGCAAAATCTCTTGATAACATGTATAATTATGAAAAAAAATAGACACCTACATTTTACAATCAATGTTTTAAATAAAGAATAAATTAGTTAAAGTACCTATGTTTAAAGAAATAATTAATTGTATTTTTAAAATATTATTATGAATTATATAGGAGGAGATAATATGAGCACAGAATATACTGGATTTAGAAATGAGATGGAACCAGCTTTACGTTTAATAGCAATGCCAACAGATACAAATCCATCAGGAGATATTTTTGGTGGATGGATAATGTCACAAGTCGATCAGGCAGGTGCAGTTGTTGCAGCTCAAAGAACTCAAAGCAGAATTGTAACTGTAAAAGTAACTGACTTCCTGTTTAAAGAACCTGTTTTTGTTGGAGATTTAATAACATGTTATGGGAAAATAGAAAAAATAGGTAATACATCTATCACTGTAAAAGTAGTGGTAATTGCCCAAAGAAATAAATATGAAAAAGATCATGTAAAAGTAACTGAAGCAACTGTAAAATATGTAGCAGTTGATGAAAATGGAAATCCAATGCAAATATCAAAATAATTTGATTTATATGAAAATAAAATAAATTTTTTGTTCCTTCAGCTTAAGTTGAAGGAACTTTTATTATTAAAATTAGAAGTATTAACAGTACAAAGAGAGGGTTTATGAAATTATCAGAGTTTAAAACAATGAAAAAAGAGGTGAAAATATATTTTTATATTTTAGCCTTTACAGCTTTGGCAAAGGGTATGAGTATGGATATATTTTCAAATTATTTTAAAGATGCATATGATGTTAGTGCATTTCAAAGGGGAGTAATTGAATTTCCAAGGGAAACACCAGGGATCATTGCTGTACTTGTTATTACATTGTTAGTTTCAATGAATGATATAAAAGTGTCCATCTTTGCACAAATACTTAGTATTATTGGAATTATTTATTTAGGATTATTCACTCCTCAATTTTCAGTAATGCTTATTTTTTTATTTATTAATTCTTTAGGAGCACATATATTTATGCCCCTTGCTGATGGAATTGGAATGTCCCTTGTGGACAAAAATAAGTTAGGTATGCGTATGGGTCAATTTAAAGGAACATCTGTTACTTTTTTAATGTTATCTTCTACAATTGTTTTCATATGTTTTAAGTTGGATATATTTAGTTTTGTAACAGCAATTAAATGGCCATTTATACTAGCAGGGATATTTTCATTTGTAGCATTAATATTATTAATTTCATTAAATAGAATAATGGGACATCCAGTAATTCATCATAAAAAAACAAAATTTATTTTTAGGAAAAAATATAAATTCTATTATATGCTTGTTATTTTATTTGGAGTTCAAAAACAGATTATGTTAGTTTATGGTCCTTGGGTGCTTATTTCAATATTAGGAAAAAAAACAGATACCCTTGCATTGCTTTCAATTGTAGGAGCTTTTATTGGAATTTTCTTTATTCCAGAGCTAGGAAAATGGCTAGATAGATTTGGAGTTAAAAAATTATTATATGCTGATGGAATTTCATTTGTGGGAGTTTATTTCTTATTTGGATTACTTACAACAGGTTATGTTACAGGTGCACTATCAACAGTTGGATGGCCAGTTTTGCTTGGATATTTAATGGTTATTTTAGATAAAATATCCACACAAATGAGTTTTATTAGAACTGTATATTTGAAAAATATTGTGGAAGATTCATCAGAAATCGTTCCTACCCTTGCCCTTGGATTAAGTATGGATCATTTTGTTTCAATTACTTGTGCTATTTTAAGTGGTGTTGTTTGGAATCTTTGGGGACCACAATATATATTTTATTTTGCAGCTCTCATCTCCCTTGGAAATGTTTATATAGCCTATAAAGTAAAATTATAAAATATAAGTTTAAATTTAACCTTTCTATTTAGTGAAGATATAATT
The window above is part of the Fusobacterium sp. IOR10 genome. Proteins encoded here:
- a CDS encoding acyl-CoA thioesterase gives rise to the protein MSTEYTGFRNEMEPALRLIAMPTDTNPSGDIFGGWIMSQVDQAGAVVAAQRTQSRIVTVKVTDFLFKEPVFVGDLITCYGKIEKIGNTSITVKVVVIAQRNKYEKDHVKVTEATVKYVAVDENGNPMQISK
- a CDS encoding MFS transporter — encoded protein: MKLSEFKTMKKEVKIYFYILAFTALAKGMSMDIFSNYFKDAYDVSAFQRGVIEFPRETPGIIAVLVITLLVSMNDIKVSIFAQILSIIGIIYLGLFTPQFSVMLIFLFINSLGAHIFMPLADGIGMSLVDKNKLGMRMGQFKGTSVTFLMLSSTIVFICFKLDIFSFVTAIKWPFILAGIFSFVALILLISLNRIMGHPVIHHKKTKFIFRKKYKFYYMLVILFGVQKQIMLVYGPWVLISILGKKTDTLALLSIVGAFIGIFFIPELGKWLDRFGVKKLLYADGISFVGVYFLFGLLTTGYVTGALSTVGWPVLLGYLMVILDKISTQMSFIRTVYLKNIVEDSSEIVPTLALGLSMDHFVSITCAILSGVVWNLWGPQYIFYFAALISLGNVYIAYKVKL